From Alienimonas californiensis, a single genomic window includes:
- the argF gene encoding ornithine carbamoyltransferase, protein MTETLSFPGVAKGAAAAPFVAPENCLLTLFDWSADRIVGLLDLAAKLKCQYRAGECPRPLVGRTLVQIYDKPSLRTRLSFSTAMTQLGGNDLFLTSQEAGLMGREDPSDVARVLGRMADAVVMRTFGQERVEALAADAGVPVVNGLTDEFHPCQALTDLLTLREAFGDDLSGRRIVFVGDGNNVSRSLAIACAKLGVRFTLCSPPDYEFDEAFLKRLRAAVPGARIDHGAMPSRAVAGADAIVTDVWASMGQEAQRDEKLRAFANYQVDASLMNAAADDAVFLHCLPAHRGEEVTAAVIDGPQSRVFDQAENRMHLARALFVELLT, encoded by the coding sequence GTGACCGAAACCCTCTCATTCCCGGGCGTCGCTAAAGGCGCCGCCGCGGCGCCGTTCGTCGCCCCGGAGAACTGCCTGCTGACCCTGTTCGACTGGTCGGCGGACCGCATCGTCGGCTTGCTCGACCTGGCCGCGAAGCTGAAATGCCAGTACCGGGCCGGCGAGTGCCCGCGGCCGCTGGTCGGCCGCACGCTGGTGCAGATCTACGACAAGCCCAGCCTGCGGACCCGGCTGAGCTTCTCGACGGCGATGACGCAGCTTGGCGGGAACGACCTGTTCCTCACCTCCCAGGAGGCCGGGCTGATGGGCCGCGAGGACCCCTCCGACGTGGCCCGGGTGCTCGGCCGAATGGCGGACGCCGTGGTCATGCGGACCTTCGGGCAGGAGCGGGTCGAGGCCCTCGCCGCGGACGCCGGCGTGCCGGTCGTCAACGGCCTGACCGACGAGTTTCACCCCTGCCAGGCCCTCACCGATCTGCTCACGCTGCGGGAGGCCTTCGGCGACGACCTGTCCGGCCGTCGGATCGTGTTCGTGGGGGACGGCAACAACGTCTCCCGCAGCCTGGCGATCGCCTGCGCCAAGCTGGGCGTGCGGTTCACCCTGTGCAGCCCGCCGGATTACGAGTTCGACGAGGCGTTCCTCAAACGGCTCAGGGCGGCCGTGCCCGGCGCCCGGATCGACCACGGGGCCATGCCCTCCCGGGCGGTGGCGGGGGCGGACGCCATCGTCACCGACGTCTGGGCCTCGATGGGCCAGGAGGCCCAGCGGGACGAGAAGCTGCGGGCGTTCGCCAACTATCAGGTCGACGCGTCGCTGATGAACGCCGCGGCCGACGACGCCGTCTTCCTGCACTGCCTGCCCGCCCACCGCGGCGAGGAAGTGACCGCCGCGGTGATCGACGGCCCCCAATCGCGGGTGTTCGATCAGGCCGAGAACCGCATGCACCTCGCCCGGGCGCTGTTCGTCGAACTGCTCACGTAG